A region from the Medicago truncatula cultivar Jemalong A17 chromosome 6, MtrunA17r5.0-ANR, whole genome shotgun sequence genome encodes:
- the LOC25495358 gene encoding protein LONGIFOLIA 1 — protein MSKKALTSMKDENQELQKQIGCISGFFQLFDRHRFLTGHNNSHNMANQGGTGNNIKELNNAIQKTKAKNVKVPRENQQSSTESSSGTSMSSSSCSSSMSSIEFNRTIHIEPPSISPMKTTENSNSEAAAKQHDNQRNQSPNFHDIVKDSMHKDAQRLSVKTLAKEEKKGRILKHIDSPRPMVPWDSPRLSYDGRDIQSVSKFATKQKELPRFSLDSKERSIKSFNEGTKTRNLLKGPQNVRGGSNTMVKQMEEPESAKRPSSVVAKLMGLEAFPDWSETSDSCNTNKDDTFAGSRMSYEYMQQQDSSFQKTSKGTNMLQSRRDGSITNETPYSQFSKNNEPSTKASNRSLSVYGEIEKRMADLEFKKSGKDLRALKQILEAMHRYKESLDTASDQTSNSPYDNTSNSSVGESLNVQSPRTRQKNPTSVTAERLSSTQGSKSPIVIMKPTKVARKTNNSSSPEMPIHGKSSGNKVYRSDPTDGMSVVKLGRQATKGSPAIKHVKDPISPPFHSVDRSNRMRTSKLMQSSKVPRVINGENNTNSGVMAETRSPRLQKKFGLERRSPPTSPKSDISSNRRQQNRQSTDLSLPSKTSRQKLSPLKERNDQNAEQDLSKESFMVETMVTAEQPSPVSVLDASFYREDPPSPVKRKSDISKDLDEVLNTYDNSEEDSEGLSLSSNTNTKVNFGNGTIDIDLITDNLVQILQQFDHNDDESFANFSDHNDPDHKYISEILLASGLLTSPSSSQALHSSGYPINPILFLALEKLKTNKMHSYIAKTNNHEKMERKLIFDVVNEILFQKLILESSYKPYQPEGRKPDGQQLSDMLCTEIDKLQHKNRNVNLANEDEYLTSILLEDLVQHPTSTECYNEIPNVVLDIERLIFKDLITEVVRSEVANHSG, from the exons atgtcTAAAAAGGCTTTGACATCAATGAAAGATGAAAATCAAGAATTGCAGAAGCAAATTGGATGCATTAGTGGATTTTTTCAGCTATTTGATCGTCATAGGTTTCTCACAGGCCACAACAACAGTCACAATATGGCAAACCAAG GGGGAACAGGAAATAACATCAAAGAGTTGAATAATGCAATACAAAAGACAAAG GCAAAGAATGTGAAGGTTCCAAGAGAGAATCAACAATCCTCCACAGAATCATCATCAGGAACTTCCATGTCTTCGTCGTCTTGTTCATCTAGCATGTCATCCATCGAGTTTAACAGAACAATACATATAGAACCACCATCGATAAGTCCAATGAAAACCACAGAAAATTCCAATTCAGAAGCAGCAGCGAAGCAACATGACAACCAAAGAAATCAATCACCTAATTTCCATGATATTGTCAAAGACTCGATGCATAAAGACGCACAAAGATTATCGGTAAAAACTCTGGCTAAAGAGGAAAAGAAGGGTCGAATCTTGAAACACATCGACTCTCCGCGGCCTATGGTTCCTTGGGACTCACCAAGACTCTCCTATGATGGGAGAGATATACAAAGTGTATCCAAATTTGCCACAAAGCAGAAGGAACTCCCGAGGTTTTCCTTGGACAGCAAGGaaagatccatcaaaagtttcAATGAAGGAACAAAAACTCGAAACCTTTTGAAGGGTCCACAGAACGTGCGTGGAGGCTCCAACACAATGGTAAAGCAGATGGAAGAACCAGAAAGTGCTAAAAGACCATCAAGTGTTGTGGCAAAGTTGATGGGACTAGAAGCATTCCCTGACTGGAGCGAAACTTCTGATAGCTGCAACACTAACAAAGACGACACATTTGCAGGATCTAGAATGAGCTATGAATACATGCAACAGCAGGATTCATCATTCCAAAAGACAAGCAAAGGGACAAACATGCTTCAATCTAGGAGGGATGGTTCAATCACAAATGAGACACCATATTCACAATTTTCCAAGAATAACGAACCTTCAACAAAGGCCTCAAATCGGTCCCTCTCGGTCTATGGTGAAATTGAAAAAAGGATGGCGGATCTAGAGTTCAAAAAATCCGGAAAGGATCTTAGAGCCCTTAAACAGATTCTTGAAGCAATGCACAGATACAAAGAATCATTAGATACTGCAAGTGATCAGACTTCAAATTCTCCGTATGACAATACGAGTAATAGTAGTGTCGGTGAAAGCTTGAATGTACAAAGTCCAAGAACACGGCAGAAGAACCCGACATCTGTCACAGCTGAGAGGTTGAGTTCAACTCAGGGTAGTAAATCTCCAATTGTCATCATGAAACCAACAAAGGTtgcaagaaaaacaaataattcttcTTCACCAGAAATGCCAATTCATGGTAAATCATCAGGTAACAAGGTTTACCGCAGTGATCCTACTGATGGAATGTCAGTTGTCAAGCTTGGCAGGCAAGCAACAAAAGGCAGTCCAGCAATCAAACATGTCAAAGATCCTATTAGTCCTCCCTTTCATTCAGTGGATAGAAGTAATAGGATGAGAACTTCAAAATTGATGCAATCCTCAAAAGTTCCTCGAGTCATCAATGGAGAAAACAACACCAACTCCGGCGTTATGGCAGAGACTAGGAGTCCAAGACTACAAAAGAAGTTCGGTTTGGAGAGACGTTCCCCACCAACCAGCCCAAAATCAGATATCAGCAGTAACAGAAGACAACAAAATAGGCAATCAACGGATCTGTCTTTGCCGAGCAAAACATCCAGACAAAAATTGTCTCCTTTGAAGGAAAGAAATGATCAGAATGCAGAACAAGACTTGAGCAAGGAAAGTTTTATGGTTGAAACAATGGTTACTGCAGAACAACCCAGTCCCGTGTCTGTTCTTGATGCTTCATTCTATAGAGAAGACCCACCTTCCCCGGTTAAAAGGAAATCAGACATATCAAAAGATTTAG ATGAAGTACTGAACACTTACGATAATAGTGAGGAGGACTCAGAAGGTCTTTCTCTTTCATCCAACACTAACACAAAAGTCAACTTTGGCAATGGAACCATTGATATTGACTTGATCACTGATAATTTGGTTCAAATTCTTCAACAATTTGACCACAATGATGATGAAAGCTTCGCAAACTTCAGTGACCACAACGATCCTGACCACAAATATATATCAGAAATATTACTAGCATCAGGACTGCTCACCAGTCCCAGCTCTAGCCAGGCATTGCATTCATCTGGTTACCCGATAAACCCAATATTGTTCCTTGCACTAGAGAAACTAAAGACAAACAAGATGCATTCCTACATTGCAAAGACGAACAATCATGAGAAAATGGAAAGAAAGCTcatatttgatgttgttaatgaaatTCTATTTCAAAAGCTAATATTGGAGAGTTCATACAAGCCATATCAGCCAGAAGGAAGAAAACCAGACGGACAACAGCTTTCAGATATGCTTTGCACAGAAATCGACAAGTTACAGCATAAAAATAGGAATGTCAACCTGGCTAATGAGGATGAGTATTTGACAAGTATCTTGTTGGAAGATTTGGTGCAGCACCCCACAAGTACAGAATGCTACAATGAGATACCAAATGTTGTGTTGGATATTGAAAGATTGATCTTCAAAGATTTGATAACTGAAGTTGTGAGAAGTGAAGTAGCTAACCATTCTGGTTAG